The proteins below are encoded in one region of Equus przewalskii isolate Varuska chromosome 1, EquPr2, whole genome shotgun sequence:
- the DUSP13B gene encoding dual specificity protein phosphatase 13A isoform X4, protein MTLERQRGASAVTEGWVGWLMAEAFLPELRGDAEATPCPSVLELEELLRAGKVSCSHVDEVWPNLYIGDATTANNRFELWKLGITHVLNAAHGGLYCQGGPDFYGSSVTYLGVPAPDLPDFDISAYFSSTADFIHRALSTPGAKVLVHCVVGVSRSATLVLAYLMLRQHLSLRQAVITVRQRRWIFPNRGFLRQLCQLDQKLRGAGQS, encoded by the exons ATGAcactggagagacagagaggagcgAGCGCAGTGACAGAGGGGTGGGTGGGCTGGCTCATGGCTGAGGCCTTTCTCCCAGAGCTGAGGGGAGATGCCGAAGCCACGCCTTGCCCCAGTGTCCTGGAACTGGAGGAGCTCCTGAGGGCGGGCAAGGTTTCTTGCAGCCATGTGGACGAAGTTTGGCCCAACCTTTACATAGGAGATGC GACCACGGCAAATAACCGCTTTGAGCTATGGAAGCTGGGCATCACCCACGTGCTGAATGCCGCTCATGGGGGCCTCTACTGCCAGGGCGGCCCTGACTTCTACGGCAGCAGTGTGACCTACCTGGGGGTGCCAGCCCCCGATCTCCCTGATTTCGACATCAGTGCCTACTTCTCCTCCACAGCTGACTTCATTCACCGTGCCCTCAGCACACCTGGGG CCAAGGTCCTGGTGCACTGTGTGGTAGGTGTGAGCCGCTCTGCCACACTGGTCCTGGCCTACCTCATGCTGCGCCAGCACCTGTCCCTGCGGCAGGCAGTGATCACCGTGAGGCAGCGCCGATGGATCTTTCCCAACCGAGGCTTCCTCCGCCAGCTCTGCCAGCTGGACCAGAAGCTGCGGGGTGCAGGCCAGAGCTGA